CCGTTTTTCAGGACCGCAATTCAAGAGCAATGGAGTGATCGAGATGACTGTCTATTACACGAAGGAACATGAGTGGCTGCGCGTCGAGGGTAATGTCGCGGTGGTCGGCATCACCGCGCATGCGGCGGGCGAGCTGGGCGAACTGGTATTTGCCGAATCCCGTGATCCCGGCACCACGGTCGAGCAGGGCGACAGCGTGGCCGTGGTCGAGTCCGTCAAGGCGGCATCCGACATCTATGCGCCGGTCACGGGCGATGTGCTGGCCTTCAACGATGCGCTGACCGATGATGCCGCACTGGTCAACCGTGACCCCGAGGGCGAGGGCTGGATCGTACGCATGACCGTGGCCGATGCCTCCCAGCTCGAGGGCCTGCTGGACCACGCCACCTACACCGCGCTGGTTGGCTGACCCTTCCCCCCTTTACCCTCTTTACGGAGTATGCTGGCCGTGACGTCTTCCTCCCGTGGTTCTTCTTCCCTGTGGCATGGTCTGGGTGATGATGGCGGCGCGTTCTGCGCCCGCCATGTCGGGCCCGATGCACGTGACGTGGCCGACATGCTCCGCGTGGTGGGAGCCGACACGCTTGATACCCTGATCGAGCAGACGGTGCCGGGCAGCATCCGCCTGGATGGGGCGATGGGTCTTGGCGCGGGCCTGTCCGAACACGCGGCCCTTGCGCGCCTGCGTGCCATCGCGGGCGAGAACCGCGTGCTGACCTCGCTCATCGGGCAGGGCTATTACAACACGATCCTGCCCGGCGTGATCCAGCGCAACGTGCTGGAAAACCCGGCCTGGTACACGGCCTATACCCCCTACCAGCCCGAGATCAGCCAGGGGCGGCTGGAATCGCTGCTCAATTTCCAGACACTGGTCATCGAACTGACCGGGCTGGACGTGGCCAATGCCTCCCTGCTTGATGAAGGCACGGCCGCCGCCGAAGCCATGGCCATGGCGCGGCGCGTGGCGAAAAGCAGGGCAAACGCCTTTTTTGTCGATGCCGGCTGTCACCCGCAGACCATCGCGGTCATCCGTACCCGGGCCGAGCCGATGGGCTGGCAGGTCGTGGTGGGGGACCCCGCAACCGACCTGGATGCGGCGGCGGTATTTGGCGCGGTATTCCAGTATCCCGGGTCGACAGGGGAAATCCGTGACCCGCGCGCGTGGATCGAGGCGCTGCACGGTGCTGGTGCGGTCGCCGCCATGTGTGCCGACCCGCTGGCACTCATGCTGCTGCAGAGCCCCGGCGCGCTGGGGGCGGATATTGCCGTAGGCTCCATGCAGCGTTACGGCATGCCCATGGGGGCCGGTGGGCCGCATGCCGCGTACATGGCGGTGCGTGATGCATTCCGCCGCAACATTCCCGGCCGCATCGTGGGCGTGTCCATCGATGCGCGCGGCAGGCCCGCCTACCGTCTGGCGCTGCAGACGCGCGAGCAGCATATCAGGCGCGAGAAGGCGACCTCGAACATCTGCACCGCCCAGGCGCTGCCGGCCATCGTGTCCTCCATGTACGCGCTGTACCATGGGCCCGTGGGGCTGAAGGCCATTGCCACACGTGTGCACGGGCTTGCCGGCATCCTTGCCGCCGGGCTGCGCGCACTGGGCGCCGATGTGGTGACGCAGGCGTTCTTTGACACGGTCACGGTCCGCACGGGCAGCCAGACCGATGCCGTCATGGCGCGTGCGCTGGCGGCAGGCATGAACCTGCGCCGTGTTGATGATGCGCATGTGGGCATCAGCCTGGATGAAACCACCGTGCCCGAGACCGTGCGCGCCATCTGGACCAGCGTGAGCGGGAATGCCGCGCATGTGGCCGCCATGGAATCCGGCCTGGCGGATGTGCCCGACACCATTCCCGCAGGCCTTGCCCGCACGGGTGACCTGCTGGCCCAGCCGATCTTCTCCGCCTGCCGGTCCGAGACCGACATGCTGCGCTATCTGCGCCGCCTGGCGGACCGTGACCTGGCGCTGGACCGCTCCATGATCCCGCTTGGCTCGTGCACCATGAAGCTGAACGCCACGGCGGAAATGCTGCCGATCACATGGCCGGAATTCTGTGACATCCATCCCTTTGCACCAGCGGACCAGATGCGCGGCTATGCCTGCCTGTTTGCCGAACTGGAGCGCATGCTGTGCCAGATCAGCGGATATGCCGCCGTTTCGCTCCAGCCCAATTCCGGTGCGCAGGGTGAATTCGCGGGGCTCATGGCCATTCGTGGCTACCACCGCGCGCGGGGGGACGGGGCGCGCGATGTGTGCCTGATCCCGGCTTCCGCGCATGGCACCAACCCCGCCTCTGCCCAGATGGCGGGCATGAAGGTGGTGGTCGTGGCATGCGATGCGCAGGGCAACGTGGATATGACGGACCTGAAGGCCAAGGTCGCGAAACATGCCGACCAGCTTGCCGCGATCATGATCACCTATCCCTCCACCCATGGCGTGTTCGAGGAGAACGTGCGCGAGATCTGCCAGCAGGTCCATGCGGCGGGCGGGCAGGTTTATGTGGATGGCGCCAACCTGAACGCGCAGGTCGGCCTTGCGCAGCCGGGCGTGTATGGCGGGGATGTCAGCCATTTCAACCTGCACAAGACCTTCTGCATCCCGCATGGCGGTGGTGGCCCCGGCATGGGGCCGATCGGGGTGGGCGCGCATCTGGCGCCCTACCTGCCGGGCGTGCCGCAGCTTGGGGGTGCGAATGCCATTTCTGCAGCCCCCTTCGGTTCGGCCGATGTGCTGCCCATCTCATGGATGTACATGGTCATGATGGGGGATGCGGGGCTGAAGCGTGCGACCGAGGTTGCGATCCTGAACTCCAACTACATTGCCGCCAGGCTGTCGGATCATTATCCGGTGCTCTATCGCGGGGCGAACGGGCGGGTGGCGCATGAATGCATCATTGACCTGCGCCCGCTCAGGGATGCCACGGGCGTTACGGTGGATGACATTGCCAAACGCCTGATCGACCATGGCTTCCATGCGCCTACCGTCAGCTTCCCGGTGGCGGGGACGTTCATGATCGAACCCACGGAATCCGAAAGCCGGGCCGAACTGGATCGCTTCTGCGATGCGATGATCGCCATCCGCGCCGAAATCGGCGCGGTGGAAAAGGGCGCACTGGATATCGAACAGAGCCCGCTGCGCCATGCCCCGCACACCGTGCGTGACCTGACCGACCCGGACTGGGCGCGGGCCTATGACCGTGCGGCCGCCTGCCTGCCCGGCAACGTGCATCCGGCCAGCAAATACTGGTCGCCCGTCAACCGGCTGGATAACGCCTATGGGGATCGCAACCTGATCTGCTCATGCCCGGACATGAGCACCTATACCGACTAGGGGCTGATTGCGCCCCCGTGGTTCATGTATATATCTGACACGATATAATATGGACCATATGGGGGCAGCATGGTGAACAGGGTTGTGGGGCGTGTGGGGATCGGGGCGCTGGCCTGTGTCATGGCGGCCGGCCTGTCCGCCCGCCATCCCGCCATGGCGCGTGACGTGACCGACATGGCGGGCACGGCCCAGTCCGTGCCGGACCAGCCGGCACGGATTGCCGACCTGTGGTTTGCCCATAATGAACTGGTGCTCATGCTGGGTGGCGCACGGCAGATCGTCATGACCGTTGACCGCCCGCAGGCGCGGCCGTGGATGTACACCGTCTTTCCCGCGCTGTTCCAGGCGCGTGCCGTCAACGGCCCGCAGGTCAATGCGGAATCCCTGCTGCGTGACCATGTGGATCTTGTATTCGTGCCCGATGCCACGGCCACCATCGCGGCCTTCCGGGGGGTGGGGGTGCCGACGCTTGTGGCATCCTTCCGCGATGTGGCGGGGCTGCTGCGGGTGGTGGACATGACCGCGACGGCACTGGGCACGCCGCAGGCGCACGACACGGCCACACGTTACCGTCAGATGATGACGCAGACGGTCGATGACGTGCGCGACCGCCTGACGCATGTCACGGCAGCGGCAAGGCCGCGCGTGCTGCATGTGCAGTCGCTCCATCCGCTGCGGGTGGACGGGACGGACAGCATTGTCGATGAATGGATCACGCTTGCCGGTGGCCGCAACGCGGCGCAGGGCATAAGCGGGAACATGAAGCCCGTCTCCATCGAGCAGGTGGTGGCATGGGACCCGGATGTCATCATCCTCGGCCCCGATTGCGGCGCACTGGACACGGCGGCGGACGCTACATGGCGGCAGTTGCGGGCAGTACGCGCGGGGCAGGTGCACCAGAACCCCGCCGGTGTCTTCCCATGGGACCGGTACGGCAGTGAACTGCCGCTCCAGATCCGCTGGGCAGCGAAGATCCTGCATCCCGACCTGTTTGGCGATGTGGATCCGGTTGCCATGACACAGGAATTCTACCGTAACTGGTTTCATTATGACCTGGGCACGGCACAGGCGCGGCAGATCCTTGCGGCCGGACCACCACAACCCCTTCCGCAGGCACCGGATGGTCAGCACCCGTGAGCCTGCGCGCGCTGCTTGTGACGGGGCTGTGCAGTGGCGGGCTGCTTGTGCTGATGGTGGTGTCGGCCTGCGTCGGGCGGTTCCCGCTGCCCGTGGGGCAGGTACTGCACACGCTGCTGGCGGCGGCAGGCATGGTGCGGCATGCCACCGGCGGGCGTGCCGACATGGTGCATACCATCGTGTTTGGCGCGCGCCTGCCGCGTATTGGCGGGGCGGTGTGCGTGGGGGCCGCGCTGTCGGTGGCGGGGGCTGCGTATCAGGCCGTGTTCCGCAACCCGCTCGTCTCTCCCGGTCTGCTGGGGGTGCTGGCGGGGGCGGGTACCGGGGCGGCGCTGGGCATTGTCTGGAATCTGGGGCATGGGGGCGTGGCCGGGCTGTCCTTTCTTGGCGGTCTGGCTGCCGTGGGGTTCGGGGTTGGCATTGCGCAGGTGTTTGACGCCACATCCATGATGATGCTGGTCTTTGGCGGGCTGATCAGTTCGGCGCTGTTCACGGCGCTGCTGTCACTGCTCAAATATGTGGCGGACCCGCAGAACCAGTTGCCCGACATCGTATTCTGGCTGCTGGGCAGCCTGACGCAGGTCACGCCGGGGGCGCTGGGCGTGCTGGCCGGGCCGGTGGTGGCGGGGATCGTGCTGCTTTCCGCCTGCGGCCGTATGCTGGATGGGCTGGCCATGGGGGATGAGGAAGCGCGCACGCTGGGCATTCCGGTCGTGGCCCTGCGCTACGGGGTGATCGGTGCGGCCACGGTGCTGGCGGCGCTGACCGTATCGGTGGCGGGCATGATTGGCTGGGTTGGCCTGGTGGTGCCGCATGTGGCGCGTCTGCTGGTGGGGCCGTGCAACATGCGGGTGCTGCCGGTTAGCGCGTGTCTTGGCGCGATGTTCCTGCTGTCCTGTGATGACCTGGCGCGCACCCTGTCTGCCGAGGAGATACCCGTGGGCCTGATTGCCGACCTGCTGGGGGTCGTGGTGTTCATATCCGTGCTGCCGCTGCTGCGGCGGGGGTGGCGGGCATGAGCGGGGCCGATGTCCTGCTGCACATGGACCATGCGGGCTTTCACCGTGGCAGGCGTGGCGTGCTGCATGATCTCTCGTTTTCCATAAGGCGGGGCGAACTGGTGGCCCTGCTTGGGCCCAATGGTGCGGGCAAGACCACGCTCCTGCGCCTGCTGCTGGGCCTTGCACGGCCCGATGGCGGGCAGGTCTGGCTGGAGGGACGGCCGATGGCGGCCTGGTCACGGCGTGAGATCGCGCGCCGCATTGCCTATGTGCCGCAGGGACATGTGCCGCTGTTTCCCTACAGCGTGCGCGACATCGTGGGTATGGGGCGGCTGGCGGAAACACCGTTCGCCCCGCGCCTGCGTGATGCTGACCGTGATGCGGTAGCTCATGCGCTGGGTGAACTGGCCATCACCCATCTGGCGGACCGCGCCTATACCGACCTTTCGGGCGGCGAGCGGCAGGCCGTGCTGCTGGCGCGCGCGCTGGCGCAGGGGGCGGCCATGCTGGTGCTGGATGAGCCGGAAACCGGGCTGGATTACGGGCAGAAGCAGCGGCTGTATGCCCTGCTGCGCAGGCTGGCGGGGCAGGGGCATGCCATCATCGCCACCACGCATGACCCGATTCAGGCGGCCTGCGTGTTTGACCGTGCGCTGCTGCTGCGCCACGGCCGCCTGATGGCCGATGGTGTTGCAGCCGACCTGCTGGATCAAGCCATGCTGGCGCGCCTTTATGCCTCGGGCTGAACTGCGTTAGGGGAGAGCGGGGTTCAGGTAAGGCTTTTTTCAAAAAGCCTCGGAAGGACGCCGCCTTTTTGGGAAAAGGCGGTACCCGGAAATGCCTGTTATTTCAAAACGGCAAGTCAGCGATTATAGGGATTGGTATCGACCCGCACGGCCTTGCCCGTGCGGTCATAATACAGGATGGCCGTGCCGCGCTTTTCGGCATAGCCGTCCGGCTCCCCCGTAGGCGTCCAGAACAGCAGGCGGTTCACGTCCGGCTGTTCCTTTACCTTGTCGCCCTGCGGAATGTAGCGGTACTGGCTATAGTCCATGTGCAGCCGGGGCAGGGGCGGCTTCTTGGAAAGCTGGTGCATGGAGGCATGACGCTGCGAGGCTTCGCCGGGGTCTTCGTTGCCCGCGTCCGCGTGGCCGCCTTCAGCCAGCGCCGCAGTGGGCACAAGACTCACGCACAACCATCCCCATAGCATCCACCGCCGCAACCCGATTGACATGTGCGCAGGCCCTTCCCTCGTTCCCGATAGCGGGGCCACCATCCTCCTTTTCCATGCCGGACGCAATATCAGGCCGGCATGGTACCCTTACTGGAAAGGCAGGTAACGGAAATCGAAGAAGATCTCGCTCAGGCTGGTCGTGGGCGCGCCGCCCATGCCACCCCATGTATGCACGCGTGAATAGGCCAGCTGCGTGCCTGCCTGCACGGTGCCGTACTGGCCATGGATGAAGCGGTACCACGCACCGATGGTAAACTCCTCCACCGAACGGATATTGGCCGTGCAGCCACCAAGGGCCGCCGTGTTGAGGTCGGAGCCCTCCGTCATGCAGCCGGTATTGTCGGCCATGGGGTTGCCATAGCCGTAAGCCTGCCCATCCTCGCTGAAGTAGCTGCGGCCCGAACGCTGCATGCCGAAATAGCCATACACGTCGAGCACCTTGTTCGGATGCGCGATCACGCCCGCAGTCGTCTGCGCGGAGGACAGCAGCGCAGGCGCGCCATTGGCGTTCAGGGTCGCATCGGGCAGCAGCACGGAGCCGTAGCGGCCGATGCCGCGCCCCGTCAGCCCCGCCAGCCGGACTTCCAGCCGGTGCGGGATGACAGGCAGGATCATCGACCCGCCCACACCCCAGGCAATGGCGGTATGGTTCTCGCCCACGCCGTTTATGACCGAGCGGTCGTGCGGGAAATGGACCACGCCTTCCACTTCGTAATGGCCCCAGTGGGGGTCCCACGCCAGCTTGCCGATCACGTCGGGCGCGATTTCGTTGGAATAGTTGGTGCTGGCGCTGCTCAGCCCCACGCCGTCGGAACCGAGCTTGGCATAGCCGCCATGGGGCAGGGCGTACTGGCCGTTGCCAATGTCGTCGCCAAAGCCGGTGGTATCATAGATGGTGGCCGGGTTCTCGATCGAAAGACCCGTCCACAGCCGGTGCTGGAGGAAGTCCTTGACCACGCGCACCTGCCACTGCCGCGACCAGGTCTGGCCCGCCAGGATGGAGGATTCGATGGTTTCGGGCAGGCTTTCCTGTCGCGGCACGATGCCCACGCGGTCCGGTGTCAGCATGGTCCATGCCTGCCCGATCAGGAAATGCATGTTCGCGCGTGAATCATCCAGTGTCAGGTAGGCCTGCCGCAGGCGCGGCACGTAGGAATTGCTTTCATACGGATTGGTGGTTTCGGCACTGGCACCAAAATCGGTTTCCACAAAACCCGCCACGGTCAGATGCGGGTTGAGCTGCCCCCGCGCCATGAGCGAGAAGCGCGAATACCGCGCATCGCCATTGAAGTTGGTGGTGTGGAAGTTGGAACTGTTACGGAAGGGGATGGCATTCCAGTAGTTGAATATGCCCGAGGAAACCTGCCGGTTCTCCACCAGCGCCGCCGCATCGAAGAACCCGCCGAGGATGATGGAGACCGGGCCAAGGTGGAAGACCTTGCTGCCCAGCGCGCCAGCGGACTGCGCGCCCACCGTCTCACGGTTGTGGGGGCCGACATTGTTGTTGGCCATGTGGGAGATCAGGTCTTCCTCCCGGTGGGCCACGACGGTTTCCAGGGTTGGCGTGTCAACCGGTTCGAATGTGGCGGACGGCCCGCCGATATGCGGCGCGCGCCCGCGCGTTTCCTCTTCCGTGCCGGATGCCATGTGTGTGGTGGGGCCATGGCCTTCGCTGGGTACCCAGCCGCCGCGTACATGCCCGCCGGAGCCGGTGACCTGCAGCGAATGGCCCGCAGCCGTGCCGCTGCCCCCGGCCTGGGCGCGGTGGCGGGCGATCTGCTGGCGCATGGCCATGAGATCGTTCTGGAGCGCCATCTGCTGCTGTTGCAGGTGTTCCATCTGGCGTTCCATGATATCCAGCGATTCGGGATCATCATCGGCCCACGCGGCACAGACAGGCGCCAGGAACGAGCATACCATCAGCATGCCCGTAAGACGGGCACGCCGATTTATGGAGAAATACGGAATCCGCATATAAGGTCAGAGGGCCCCAAATTCAGGTTTCAGACTATATATGTCAAAACATTTCCGGATAAACAGTAAATAATAATTTCTTTTGAGAACGGGCGGATCGACGGGCGCCAGCCTGCATCATGCCTGCCCGAAGCGATCCGGGGGCGGTGTCAGACGATGTCCGGGCGGCGGGCCGTCATCGCGTGCACGGCATCCTTCCAGAACAGGTCCTCCGGCGCGGGGGTGACGGTGCCATTGTCTACCGGCCCGAATCCCGCGCGCGCCAGCAGCACCTCCAGCATGCGCGGGCGGTCCGCCCCGTCCAGCGCCTGCCACAGGGCGGTGGCCTTGTGCGGGATGAAGCGGGTACCGAATGTAATGATGACAAGCCCGCCGGGTTGCAGCACGCGTGCAATTTCACGAAACATCCGGACTGGCTGGCGCAGGTAGGGCACGACATCGCACAGCAGTGCCGCGTCCATGCTTTCATCGGCCAGTGGCAGGTCGGGGGTTTCGTTCAGGTCTTCCACCACGCGGTCGGTCAGGCGCGGATTGCCGTCCAGCGCCGTGGCGTTCACGTCGATGCCGATCACGCTGTCGAATTCCATGTCGGGCGGCAGGTGGCTGTCCGGTCCCGCCATGAGGTCAAGGATGGCCCCCCCTTCTGGCAGGAGCGTGCGGTACAGCGCGGTGATGGCCATCTGCGCGCCCTGGTCCAGCATGGGGCCGGCGGGACGGCGGGAATAGAATACCGTATCGGATTGCGGGGAAGCCGCGGTGAAGGATTGCGGGTGGAACCCGTGCAGGTCATTCATGGATGTGCCAGACAGTACAGATGTAACCAGAGCCCGATGTGGTGGGCGTATTATCATGCGCCCGGGCATGTGTGACAGGAGAAAAAACAGATGGCCCGCATGATCCATTCAATGATCCGCGTGCGTGATGAGGCGGCAAGCCTTGCATTCTATGAAACCGCCTTTGGCCTGAAAGTGGCCGACCGGCTTGTTTTTGACACCTTTACCCTTATCTACCTTTCGAATGACGAACAGGGCTTCGAGCTGGAACTGACCGTAAACCATGACCGGACCACGCCCTATGACCTGGGTGACGGGTATGGCCATCTTGCGGTGTCGGTGGCGGATGTGGATGCGGAACATGCCCGCCTTGCGGCGGCCGGCCTGTCACCGCTGGCGGTGAAGGACATGTCGTGTGGCGAGCGGTTCGTGGGCCGGTTCTTCTTCATTTCCGACCCCGATGGCTACAGGATCGAGGTCCTGCAGCGCGGCAGGCCGGGGCGTTTTGCCTGATCGGACTTGCAAGCGCGCGCGCGCGGTGCCATCCCGCTGGCACATGGGCGCGCGGTGGCCTTATGACAGGACGGATGATGACCGGTTTTCTCAAGATGCACGGGCTGGGCAATGATTTCGTGGTGGTGGATGAGCGCGTCCACCGCCATGACCTTACACCCGCGCGCATTGCCGCGCTGTGCGACCGGCATACGGGCATTGGCTGTGACCAGTTCGTGACGCTGCGCCCCGCCTGTGCCGAAGGGGCGGACGTGTTCGTGCGCTTCTTCAACGCCGACGGGTCGGAATCGGGTGCGTGCGGCAATGCCTCGCGCTGTGTTGCCGACCTGCTGGCACGGGAGACGGGGCGGTCGGATATCGGCCTGCAGACGCGCGCGGGCGTGCTGCAGGCCACCATCATCCGCCCCGGCCTGGTGACGGTGGACATGGGCACGCCCGCGCAGGGATGGGCGGATGTGCCGCTGGCGGAAGCAATGGATACGCTGCGCCTGCCCATTGCCGGTGATCCGGCGGCGGTGTCCATGGGCAACCCGCATGCGACCTTTTTCCTGTCCGGGGCCGATGCCATGGACCCGTGCGTGGCCGGGCCGGAACTGGAACGCCATCCGCTGTTTCCCGAACGTGCCAATATCGGTTTCGCCCATGTCACGGGGCACGACGCCATGCGGCTGCGGGTATGGGAACGCGGCAGCGGCCTGACGCGGGCCTGCGGGTCGGGCGCGTGCGCCGCCGTGGTCAACGCCGTGCGGCGCGGACTGGTGGAGCGGACCTGCACCGTGATGATGGATGGCGGCGAACTGACCATCACATGGCGCGAAAGCGACGGGCATGTGCTGATGACCGGCCCCGCGACAACCAGTTTCACCGGCACGTTCAGCCCCGAAGACTATCCCCGATGAAGAAGCCCGAAATCCTGACCTTCGGCTGCCGCCTCAACACGTATGAGAGCGAGGTGATGCGCAACCACGCAGCCGCGCTGGACAATGTGGTGATCGTGAATACCTGCGCGGTCACGGGCGAGGCCGAGCGGCAGGCCCGGCAGGCCGTGCGCCGCGCGCACCGCGCGCGACCCGATGCGCGCATCGTGGTGACCGGTTGCGCCGCCCAGATCGACCCCGACCGCTGGGCGGCCCTGCCCGGCGTGACCCGCGTGCTGGGCAACCGGGAAAAGCTGGATGCCGCAAGCTGGAGTGAAATGGCGCTGGGGCAGGGCAACGCCGTGTCCGACATCATGGCGGCGCGCGAGACGGCGCCGCATCTGGTGACCGAATTTGCCGGCCGCACCCGTGCGTTCGTGGAGGTGCAGCAGGGCTGTGACCACCGCTGCACCTTCTGCATCATTCCCTTCGGGCGCGGGCCGTCCCGCTCGGTGCCGGTGGGGGCCGTGGTGGAGCAGGTGCGCGCCCTTGTGCACTCGGGCTACCGCGAAGTGGTGCTGACGGGGGTGGACATCACCTCATGGGGGCATGACCTGCCGGGCAGGCCCCTGCTGGGGCAGTTGTGCCGCAGGCTGCTGGCCCTGGTGCCGGAACTGGAGCGGCTGCGCCTGTCCTCGGTCGATCCGGTGGAAATTGACGCGGACATATGGAAGCTGCTGGAAAACGAGCCGCGCTTCATGCCCTACCTGCATCTGTCGCTGCAGGCGGGGAGTGACATCATCCTCAAGCGCATGAAGCGCCGCCACCTGACAGCGGATGCGGCAGGCGTGGTGGCGCGGGCGCGGGCATTGCGGCCCGATATCGGCATCGGGGCGGACATCATCGCCGGTTTCCCGACCGAGGACGAGGACCTGTTTGAACAGACACTCGATTTTGTACGTGCCAATGCGCTGCCCTACCTGCATGTCTTCCCCTATAGTGAACGCCCGGGCACGCCGGCGGCCCGCATGCCCGCCATTGCGATTCCCGCACGCAGGGCACGCGCGGCCCGTCTGCGCGAAGCGGGGGCGCAGGCCGCGCGTGATTTTCATACACGCCTGCTGGGGCGTTCCCTGCGCGTGCTGATGGAAACGGACACGGCGGGTCATAGCGAGGAATTTGCCCCCGTCAGGCTGGCGGATGGCGCGGTGTCCGTGGCCGGGCGCATCGAAACGGTGCGGCCGGTGGCGGTTGACGATAACGGACTGGTTGCGGAAATTCTCTGATATGGCTCTTGGTTTCTTCTCACGGCTCAAGGCGGGGCTGTCGCGCTCCACCCAGAAACTCAGCGGTGGCATTACCGCCGTCTTCACCCGGCGCAAGCTGGATGACGAGGCGCTGGAGGAACTGGAGGACCTGCTGATCTCCGCCGATCTTGGCCCCAGTGTGGCGGAAAAGGTGATCGACTCCTTCCGCCGCGCCAAATTCGGCAAGGAAGTGACCGACGAGGAAGTCCGTCAGGCCCTGGCGGAAGAAATCGCCACCATCCTCCAGCCCGTCGCCATCCCGTTCGAGCCCGACCCGGAGCGCAAGCCGCATGTCGTGCTGGTTGTGGGCGTGAATGGCACGGGCAAGACCACCACCATCGGCAAGATGGCCCGCTTCTATGGCGAGCAGGGCAAGAAGGTGATGATGGTGGCGGGTGATACCTTCCGCGCCGCCGCTGTCGAGCAGTTGCAGGTGTGGGGCGAGCGCACGGGCGCGCCGGTCATTGCGGGCAAGCCCAATGCCGATGCGGCGGGCCTGGCGTTCGAGGCCCTCAAGCGCGCCACGGCGGAAAAGGCCGACCTGCTGCTGGTCGATACGGCAGGCCGCCTGCACAACAAGAGCGCGCTGATGGAGGAACTGGCCAAGATCATCCGCGTCATGCGCAAGTTTGACGAAACAGCCCCCCATTCCGTGCTGCTGGTGCTGGACGCCACTACCGGGCAGAACGCGGTGGAGCAGGTGCGGGTGTTCAGGGAACTGGTCAACGTGACCGGACTGGTCGTGACCAAGCTGGACGGTTCGGCCCGTGGCGGGATCGTGGTGGCGCTGGCCGATGCGTTCGGCCTGCCGGTGCATCTGGTGGGTGTGGGCGAACAGGCGGAGGACCTGCGGCCCTTCTCCGCCGAGGCCTTTGCGAAGGGACTGGTTGGTGATTCGATCAAGGTCATCGAGCGGGAGGACATACCTGCTGAAGGACAGGCGGAGGGGGGTGAAGCATCCCGGGCCGGGGAGGAACACCCGCAATAGCAGGGCTGCCCCCGCACGACCGTTCAGGCATAAAAAAAGGGACCATCCCGTGGAATGGTCCCTTTTTTAGTGAAACTTTTTTCAAAAGCCTCAGGGGAACGCCGCCTTTTTGAAAAAAGGCGGCACCCAAAAACTTTTATGACCTTTCTTCAGATCGGCATGGCGCGGTCGAATATGCTTTCCAGCGCCATGATGCCCGGCAGGGTCTTGCCTTCCAGCCATTCCAGGAAGGCACCGCCCGCGCTGGAGATGTAGGAGATATGTTTCTCCACCCCCGCATGACGCAGGGCGGAGACCGTATCCCCCCCGCCGGCGATGCTTTTCAGCGCGCCTGCATCGGTCAGTTTCGCCACTTCGTGCGCCACCGCATTGGTCGCGGCATCGAACGGCGTGATCTCGAACGCGCCCAGCGGGCCGTTCCAGACCAGTGTTTTCAGGGTGGCGATCTTCTGGTTGATCAGCATGACCGTCTCCGGCCCCACATCCAGCACCATCGCATCGGCCGGGATGGCGCTGACCGCCACGGTCTTGGTCGGCACATTGGCCTGGAAGTCGGTCGCGGTCACGGCATCGACCGGCAGCACGATCTCGCAGCCCTTGTCCTTCGCCTTGGCCATGATGGTGCGCGCGGTGTCGTGCATGTCCGCTTCCTGCAGCGACCGGCCGACATTC
This portion of the Komagataeibacter sp. FNDCF1 genome encodes:
- the gcvH gene encoding glycine cleavage system protein GcvH, with protein sequence MTVYYTKEHEWLRVEGNVAVVGITAHAAGELGELVFAESRDPGTTVEQGDSVAVVESVKAASDIYAPVTGDVLAFNDALTDDAALVNRDPEGEGWIVRMTVADASQLEGLLDHATYTALVG
- the gcvP gene encoding aminomethyl-transferring glycine dehydrogenase, translated to MLAVTSSSRGSSSLWHGLGDDGGAFCARHVGPDARDVADMLRVVGADTLDTLIEQTVPGSIRLDGAMGLGAGLSEHAALARLRAIAGENRVLTSLIGQGYYNTILPGVIQRNVLENPAWYTAYTPYQPEISQGRLESLLNFQTLVIELTGLDVANASLLDEGTAAAEAMAMARRVAKSRANAFFVDAGCHPQTIAVIRTRAEPMGWQVVVGDPATDLDAAAVFGAVFQYPGSTGEIRDPRAWIEALHGAGAVAAMCADPLALMLLQSPGALGADIAVGSMQRYGMPMGAGGPHAAYMAVRDAFRRNIPGRIVGVSIDARGRPAYRLALQTREQHIRREKATSNICTAQALPAIVSSMYALYHGPVGLKAIATRVHGLAGILAAGLRALGADVVTQAFFDTVTVRTGSQTDAVMARALAAGMNLRRVDDAHVGISLDETTVPETVRAIWTSVSGNAAHVAAMESGLADVPDTIPAGLARTGDLLAQPIFSACRSETDMLRYLRRLADRDLALDRSMIPLGSCTMKLNATAEMLPITWPEFCDIHPFAPADQMRGYACLFAELERMLCQISGYAAVSLQPNSGAQGEFAGLMAIRGYHRARGDGARDVCLIPASAHGTNPASAQMAGMKVVVVACDAQGNVDMTDLKAKVAKHADQLAAIMITYPSTHGVFEENVREICQQVHAAGGQVYVDGANLNAQVGLAQPGVYGGDVSHFNLHKTFCIPHGGGGPGMGPIGVGAHLAPYLPGVPQLGGANAISAAPFGSADVLPISWMYMVMMGDAGLKRATEVAILNSNYIAARLSDHYPVLYRGANGRVAHECIIDLRPLRDATGVTVDDIAKRLIDHGFHAPTVSFPVAGTFMIEPTESESRAELDRFCDAMIAIRAEIGAVEKGALDIEQSPLRHAPHTVRDLTDPDWARAYDRAAACLPGNVHPASKYWSPVNRLDNAYGDRNLICSCPDMSTYTD
- a CDS encoding ABC transporter substrate-binding protein; the encoded protein is MVNRVVGRVGIGALACVMAAGLSARHPAMARDVTDMAGTAQSVPDQPARIADLWFAHNELVLMLGGARQIVMTVDRPQARPWMYTVFPALFQARAVNGPQVNAESLLRDHVDLVFVPDATATIAAFRGVGVPTLVASFRDVAGLLRVVDMTATALGTPQAHDTATRYRQMMTQTVDDVRDRLTHVTAAARPRVLHVQSLHPLRVDGTDSIVDEWITLAGGRNAAQGISGNMKPVSIEQVVAWDPDVIILGPDCGALDTAADATWRQLRAVRAGQVHQNPAGVFPWDRYGSELPLQIRWAAKILHPDLFGDVDPVAMTQEFYRNWFHYDLGTAQARQILAAGPPQPLPQAPDGQHP
- a CDS encoding iron ABC transporter permease, with the protein product MVVSACVGRFPLPVGQVLHTLLAAAGMVRHATGGRADMVHTIVFGARLPRIGGAVCVGAALSVAGAAYQAVFRNPLVSPGLLGVLAGAGTGAALGIVWNLGHGGVAGLSFLGGLAAVGFGVGIAQVFDATSMMMLVFGGLISSALFTALLSLLKYVADPQNQLPDIVFWLLGSLTQVTPGALGVLAGPVVAGIVLLSACGRMLDGLAMGDEEARTLGIPVVALRYGVIGAATVLAALTVSVAGMIGWVGLVVPHVARLLVGPCNMRVLPVSACLGAMFLLSCDDLARTLSAEEIPVGLIADLLGVVVFISVLPLLRRGWRA
- a CDS encoding ABC transporter ATP-binding protein, yielding MSGADVLLHMDHAGFHRGRRGVLHDLSFSIRRGELVALLGPNGAGKTTLLRLLLGLARPDGGQVWLEGRPMAAWSRREIARRIAYVPQGHVPLFPYSVRDIVGMGRLAETPFAPRLRDADRDAVAHALGELAITHLADRAYTDLSGGERQAVLLARALAQGAAMLVLDEPETGLDYGQKQRLYALLRRLAGQGHAIIATTHDPIQAACVFDRALLLRHGRLMADGVAADLLDQAMLARLYASG